A window from Cryptomeria japonica chromosome 1, Sugi_1.0, whole genome shotgun sequence encodes these proteins:
- the LOC131070594 gene encoding endochitinase 4-like: protein MATCSRILLLLMATLIFLGEMKIGYCGTTAKPMPSPSAPSPCGSIESIITQDFFNRIKSGISASCVGKNFYTYGGFISAAKASDFADFGTTGSLDVRKRELAAFFANVAHETIDLCYVEEIEKDTYCEPSTEYPCSSGKQYYGRGPLQLSWNYNYGAAGKYFGLPLLTRPDLVAQKLDVAFKTSLWFWMSGSNCHDAMTSTGDGKGFGGTIMAINGGECNGGRPSAVQNRVRHYEEFCKMLNVSTGPNVSC from the exons ATGGCGACATGTTCAAGGATTTTACTGTTATTGATGGCCACGCTGATATTCCTCGGAGAAATGAAAATTGGCTATTGCGGAACAACTGCAAAACCTATGCCTTCGCCTTCTGCCCCTTCTCCCTGTGGATCCATTGAATCCATTATCACCCAGGATTTCTTTAACCGGATTAAATCAGGAATTTCTGCTTCTTGTGTGGGAAAGAATTTCTACACTTACGGTGGCTTTATCAGCGCAGCAAAAGCTAGCGATTTCGCCGATTTTGGCACCACCGGAAGTCTTGATGTTCGAAAGAGAGAGCTCGCTGCTTTCTTTGCCAACGTCGCCCATGAGACTATAG ATCTGTGCTATGTGGAAGAAATCGAAAAAGACACCTATTGCGAGCCTTCCACAGAATATCCATGTTCAAGTGGAAAGCAATACTATGGACGAGGGCCTCTTCAGCTAAGCTG GAATTACAACTACGGAGCGGCGGGAAAATATTTTGGACTTCCACTGCTGACTAGGCCAGATTTGGTTGCCCAAAAGTTAGACGTTGCGTTCAAGACTTCGCTGTGGTTTTGGATGAGCGGCAGCAACTGTCACGACGCCATGACTTCAACCGGCGACGGAAAAGGATTTGGCGGCACAATAATGGCCATAAATGGCGGAGAATGCAACGGAGGACGACCATCGGCGGTGCAGAATCGGGTTCGTCATTACGAGGAATTCTGTAAAATGCTCAATGTCAGCACCGGTCCCAACGTCTCTTGTTAG